From Deferrisoma camini S3R1, the proteins below share one genomic window:
- the serA gene encoding phosphoglycerate dehydrogenase — translation MKRVLVSDNLSARGIEILRAAEGIEVDVNTGLKPEELQEVIGGYDALVIRSGTKVTAQVLARADNLRVIGRAGMGVDNVDVPEATKRGIVVMNTPGGNSVTTAEHALALIMSLVRNIPQANMSMKQGKWEKKRFQGHELCGKTLGVIGLGNIGSIVADRAQGLKMKVVGYDPYLSQERAAELGVELSDLDGLYERADIITVHVPLLDETRNLIGREAFARMKDGVYLVCAARGGIVDEEALLEALESGKVAGAALDVFREEPPGLTPLVAHDRVVCTPHLGASTVEAQEAVAIQVAEQIVDYLQRGIIRNAVNVPSVPAEILNQMAPYLDLARSLGRLQAQLGVEGLKTVELQYSGRMAEGRTGLLTAAALEGLLAVSVGERVNLVNAPVLARERGIRVSETTAKNGEDYTAMMRLGVDTAHGRFSLAGAIFGRREPRLVEIDGIPIEAIPQGHLLVFWNYDRPGLVGSIGTTLGRHQINIGQMQFGREAPGGRAVTVVNVDTEVPPEVLEELRGLPNVVSVTSARL, via the coding sequence CGGCCCGGGGGATCGAGATCCTCCGAGCGGCCGAGGGCATCGAGGTGGACGTGAACACGGGCCTCAAGCCCGAGGAGCTCCAGGAGGTCATCGGGGGGTACGATGCCCTGGTGATCCGATCGGGCACCAAGGTCACGGCCCAGGTCTTGGCCCGAGCCGACAACCTGAGGGTGATCGGCCGGGCCGGGATGGGCGTGGACAACGTGGACGTGCCCGAGGCCACCAAGCGGGGCATCGTGGTCATGAACACCCCCGGCGGCAACTCGGTGACCACGGCCGAGCACGCCCTGGCCCTGATCATGAGCCTGGTGCGAAACATCCCCCAGGCCAACATGAGCATGAAGCAGGGCAAGTGGGAGAAGAAGAGGTTCCAGGGCCACGAGCTGTGCGGCAAGACCCTGGGGGTGATCGGGTTGGGCAACATCGGCTCCATCGTGGCCGACCGGGCCCAGGGCCTCAAGATGAAGGTAGTGGGGTACGACCCCTACCTGAGCCAGGAGCGGGCCGCCGAGCTCGGGGTGGAGCTCTCGGACCTGGACGGGTTGTACGAGCGGGCCGACATCATCACGGTTCACGTGCCCCTGCTCGACGAGACCCGCAACCTGATCGGCCGGGAGGCGTTCGCCCGCATGAAGGACGGAGTGTACCTGGTGTGCGCGGCCCGCGGCGGCATCGTGGACGAGGAGGCCCTGCTCGAGGCCCTGGAGAGCGGCAAGGTGGCCGGCGCGGCCTTGGACGTGTTCCGCGAGGAGCCGCCGGGGCTCACCCCCCTGGTGGCCCACGACCGGGTGGTGTGCACGCCCCACCTGGGCGCCAGCACGGTGGAGGCCCAGGAGGCCGTGGCGATCCAGGTGGCCGAGCAGATCGTGGACTACCTGCAGCGGGGCATCATCCGCAACGCCGTGAACGTGCCCAGCGTGCCGGCCGAGATCCTCAACCAGATGGCCCCCTACCTGGACCTGGCCCGGAGCCTGGGCCGGCTCCAGGCCCAGCTCGGCGTCGAGGGCCTCAAGACCGTGGAGCTGCAGTACTCCGGGCGCATGGCCGAGGGCCGGACCGGCCTGCTCACGGCCGCGGCCCTGGAGGGGCTGCTGGCGGTGAGCGTGGGTGAGCGGGTGAACCTGGTCAACGCCCCGGTGCTGGCCCGGGAGCGGGGCATCCGGGTGTCGGAGACCACGGCCAAGAACGGCGAGGACTACACGGCCATGATGCGGCTCGGGGTGGACACCGCCCACGGCCGGTTCAGCCTGGCCGGGGCCATCTTCGGCCGGCGGGAGCCCCGGCTGGTGGAGATTGACGGCATCCCGATCGAGGCGATCCCTCAGGGGCACCTGCTGGTGTTCTGGAACTACGACCGGCCGGGCCTGGTGGGCAGCATCGGCACCACCCTGGGCCGCCACCAGATCAACATCGGCCAGATGCAGTTCGGCCGCGAGGCCCCGGGCGGCCGGGCCGTGACCGTGGTCAACGTGGACACCGAGGTTCCTCCCGAGGTCCTGGAGGAGCTGCGCGGGCTTCCCAACGTGGTGAGCGTGACGTCGGCCCGTCTCTGA
- the hisZ gene encoding ATP phosphoribosyltransferase regulatory subunit: MAYPFGRAGQPARHRELPPGLADRLPAEARRLHAVRETCLVELERWGYRLVVTPLLEHADTFEPALPDPGDETFLYRFVDRTTGHVLAIRADFTPQVARVVGTRFHEATLPLRLCYEGSVVRHVPERRGMSREIPQVGAELVGVIDPEADAEGIALVVACLRAAGVGGFKVDLGQVEFFRGIVDDLDLSAEALETLRNAVARKDLSDLDRILSDLPIPDRRKEILAELPLLAGGTEVLDRASDLVDTDHSLRALENLARVVELVGVHGLAEHITVDLGEIRGIDYHTGVIYEAFVPHVATPLVRGGRYDRLCGAYGRELAATGFSLDLAAVLAALGPSDPRPEGVFLINFEPDRRRALLVARRLRGAGVRAARDLIRRPLDDSLAHAKAQGFRWALVVDPEVAPRVRWIDLVTGGSEVLTEEDAASRAGDAGANECRT; this comes from the coding sequence ATGGCCTATCCCTTCGGCCGGGCCGGGCAACCGGCCCGGCACCGCGAACTGCCCCCGGGGCTGGCGGACCGGCTGCCGGCAGAGGCCCGTCGGCTCCACGCCGTGCGTGAGACCTGCCTGGTCGAGCTGGAGCGGTGGGGCTACCGGCTCGTGGTGACCCCCCTGCTCGAGCACGCCGACACCTTCGAGCCCGCCCTGCCCGACCCCGGAGACGAGACGTTCCTGTACCGGTTCGTGGACCGGACCACCGGCCACGTGCTCGCCATCCGGGCGGACTTCACGCCCCAGGTGGCCCGGGTGGTCGGAACCCGGTTCCACGAGGCCACCTTACCCCTGCGGCTGTGCTACGAGGGCTCGGTGGTTCGCCACGTGCCCGAGCGCCGGGGCATGTCCCGCGAGATCCCCCAGGTGGGGGCCGAGCTGGTGGGGGTGATCGACCCCGAGGCGGACGCCGAGGGGATCGCCCTGGTGGTGGCGTGCCTGCGGGCGGCCGGCGTGGGCGGGTTCAAGGTGGACCTGGGCCAGGTGGAGTTCTTCCGAGGCATCGTGGACGACCTGGACCTTTCCGCCGAGGCCCTGGAGACGCTGCGCAACGCCGTGGCCCGCAAGGACCTGAGCGACCTCGATCGGATCCTGTCGGACCTGCCGATCCCGGACCGCCGCAAGGAGATCCTGGCCGAGCTGCCCCTCCTGGCCGGGGGCACCGAGGTGCTGGACCGGGCCTCGGACCTGGTGGACACGGACCACAGCCTCCGGGCCCTGGAGAACCTGGCCCGGGTGGTGGAGCTGGTGGGCGTGCACGGCCTGGCCGAGCACATCACCGTGGACCTGGGGGAGATCCGGGGCATCGACTACCACACCGGCGTGATCTACGAGGCGTTCGTGCCCCACGTGGCCACCCCCCTGGTGCGGGGCGGCCGGTACGACCGGCTGTGCGGGGCCTACGGCCGGGAGCTCGCGGCCACGGGGTTCTCCCTGGACCTGGCCGCGGTTCTCGCGGCCCTGGGCCCGTCCGACCCCCGGCCCGAGGGCGTGTTCCTGATCAACTTCGAGCCCGACCGGCGGCGGGCCCTGCTCGTTGCCCGTCGGCTGCGGGGGGCTGGGGTGCGGGCTGCCCGGGACCTGATCCGCAGGCCCCTGGACGACTCCCTGGCCCACGCCAAGGCCCAGGGGTTTCGCTGGGCCCTGGTGGTGGACCCCGAGGTGGCTCCCCGGGTGCGTTGGATCGATCTCGTCACGGGGGGATCCGAGGTCCTTACCGAAGAAGACGCCGCCTCCCGGGCGGGCGATGCAGGAGCGAACGAATGCCGAACGTAG
- a CDS encoding adenylosuccinate synthase, producing MPNVVVIGAQWGDEGKGKVVDLYAGEAEAVVRFQGGNNAGHTLVVEGEKIILHLIPSGILHPDTVCCIGNGVVVDPQVLLQEIDGLRAKGRWPGDDALVVSGAAHVILPCHRELDKAREGRAGRAQIGTTGRGIGPCYEDKASRKGVRVADLLEPEALLPKLEALLDERNALLRHLGAPPFDPRAVWEELCAAGERIRPFVGDVTGRLHRWTREGRKVLLEGAQGTLLDIDHGTYPFVTSSNTTAGAACTGTGLPPRDLHAAVGITKAYVTRVGAGPFPTELHDAMGDRLRERGGEFGSTTGRPRRCGWLDLVALRSACRMNGLTGLAVTKLDVLEGIDPIRVCTAYRLDGERVDHVPARAEDLERCEPVYEELAGWTEPLAGARSPEDLPANARAFLDHVAEATGCPVVLASVGPGREQTVEFANPFTLCD from the coding sequence ATGCCGAACGTAGTGGTGATCGGCGCCCAGTGGGGCGACGAGGGCAAGGGCAAGGTGGTGGACCTGTACGCGGGCGAGGCCGAGGCAGTCGTGCGGTTCCAGGGCGGCAACAACGCGGGGCACACCCTGGTGGTGGAGGGGGAGAAGATCATCCTCCACCTGATCCCCTCGGGCATCCTGCACCCGGACACCGTGTGCTGCATCGGGAACGGTGTGGTGGTCGACCCCCAGGTGCTGCTCCAGGAGATCGACGGCCTGCGGGCAAAAGGCCGCTGGCCCGGGGACGACGCCCTGGTGGTGAGCGGCGCGGCCCACGTGATCCTGCCGTGTCACCGGGAGCTGGACAAGGCCCGGGAGGGCCGGGCCGGACGGGCCCAGATCGGCACCACCGGACGGGGCATCGGCCCGTGCTACGAGGACAAGGCGTCTCGGAAGGGCGTGCGGGTGGCCGACCTGCTGGAGCCCGAGGCGCTCCTGCCCAAGCTCGAGGCACTGCTGGACGAGAGAAACGCCCTGCTGCGCCACCTGGGTGCCCCGCCGTTCGATCCCCGGGCCGTGTGGGAGGAGCTGTGCGCCGCGGGCGAGAGGATCCGGCCGTTCGTGGGCGACGTCACGGGCCGGCTTCACCGGTGGACCCGAGAGGGCCGCAAGGTGCTCCTCGAGGGCGCCCAGGGCACCCTGCTCGACATCGACCACGGCACCTACCCCTTCGTCACCAGCTCGAACACCACGGCCGGGGCAGCGTGCACCGGCACGGGCCTGCCGCCGCGGGACCTGCACGCGGCCGTGGGCATCACCAAGGCCTACGTGACCCGGGTGGGGGCCGGACCGTTCCCCACCGAACTCCACGACGCCATGGGCGACCGGCTGCGGGAGCGGGGCGGCGAGTTCGGCAGCACCACCGGCCGACCCAGGCGGTGCGGCTGGCTCGACCTGGTGGCGCTGCGCTCGGCGTGCCGGATGAACGGACTCACCGGGCTGGCCGTGACCAAGCTCGACGTGCTCGAGGGGATCGATCCGATCCGGGTCTGCACGGCCTACCGCCTGGACGGGGAACGGGTGGACCACGTGCCGGCCCGGGCCGAGGATCTGGAGCGGTGCGAGCCGGTGTACGAGGAGCTGGCCGGCTGGACCGAGCCCCTGGCCGGGGCGCGCAGCCCGGAGGACCTGCCCGCCAACGCCCGGGCGTTCCTGGACCACGTGGCCGAAGCCACGGGGTGCCCGGTGGTGCTCGCATCGGTGGGCCCGGGGCGCGAGCAGACCGTGGAGTTCGCCAACCCCTTCACCCTGTGCGACTGA
- a CDS encoding cupin domain-containing protein, producing MASKAPVSTPIDLASFVEYAEGSIVSRTLVDRKAGTLTLFAFDEGQGLSEHTAPFDAVVQIVDGEALLVIGGKEVRAGAGELVVMPANVPHSVRAEKRFKMLLIMIRGE from the coding sequence ATGGCATCCAAGGCCCCCGTTTCGACCCCGATCGACCTGGCGAGCTTCGTCGAGTACGCGGAAGGCTCGATCGTGAGCCGCACGCTCGTGGACCGCAAGGCCGGAACGCTCACGCTCTTCGCCTTCGACGAGGGCCAGGGTCTCAGCGAGCACACCGCGCCCTTCGACGCCGTGGTCCAGATCGTGGACGGCGAGGCCCTGCTGGTGATCGGCGGCAAGGAGGTCCGGGCCGGGGCGGGGGAGCTCGTGGTCATGCCCGCAAACGTGCCCCACTCCGTGCGGGCCGAGAAGCGGTTCAAAATGCTCCTCATCATGATCCGGGGCGAGTAG
- a CDS encoding methylated-DNA--[protein]-cysteine S-methyltransferase → MHTSELTLTTPVGPLTLVAGGGGLVAIRFGAGGPTAAPDTILAQAAREFEEYFAGARTRFTVPVRFPSGASAFRLRVWETLGRIPYGAVRTYGELARTLGTSPRAVGGACRANPLPIVVPCHRVVARSGLGGYAGDWERGAAGSVKRFLLELEARASG, encoded by the coding sequence TTGCACACGAGCGAACTCACCCTGACGACCCCGGTGGGTCCCCTCACCCTCGTGGCCGGGGGCGGGGGCCTGGTGGCCATCCGGTTCGGTGCCGGGGGCCCCACGGCCGCCCCGGACACGATCCTCGCCCAGGCCGCCCGGGAGTTCGAGGAGTACTTCGCGGGCGCCCGGACCCGGTTCACGGTGCCGGTTCGGTTCCCTTCGGGGGCCTCCGCGTTCCGGCTCCGGGTGTGGGAGACCCTGGGAAGGATCCCGTACGGCGCCGTGCGCACCTACGGCGAGCTGGCCCGGACGCTGGGCACCAGCCCCCGGGCCGTGGGCGGGGCCTGCCGCGCCAACCCCCTGCCCATCGTGGTCCCTTGCCACCGGGTGGTGGCCCGATCGGGGCTGGGAGGGTACGCCGGCGACTGGGAACGGGGCGCCGCGGGCTCGGTGAAGCGGTTCCTCCTGGAGCTGGAGGCCCGCGCCAGTGGCTGA
- a CDS encoding histone deacetylase family protein produces MAEVGRASTVAWVGHPFLRHHCPGPDHPESPLRLEVIEGVLEAKGLLNRLVRLGFAPATAQDLALVHHPAYVELLRLACEHGFGYVAEPETRICPESFEVASWAAGGVLAATDAVIDGRVGRAFCAVRPPGHHAGPDRAGGFCLVNHAALAAEHALRRRGLARVAVVDLDAHHGNGTQAIFWERPEVLYLSVHEHPLTLKYPGTGWPGETGAGLGAGFTRNVCLAHGAGDPEFVAALEAAVIPELEAFRPELVVISMGFDALGTDPLAHLTVTAEGFRRATERIVEAAEGLCGGRIVSALEGGYDLVGLGPAAAAHVEALLGALRR; encoded by the coding sequence GTGGCTGAGGTTGGGCGGGCCTCGACCGTGGCGTGGGTGGGCCACCCCTTCCTCCGGCACCATTGCCCCGGTCCCGACCACCCCGAGTCTCCCCTACGGCTCGAGGTGATCGAGGGGGTCTTGGAAGCCAAAGGCCTCTTGAACAGGCTCGTGCGGCTTGGGTTCGCCCCGGCCACGGCGCAGGACCTGGCCCTCGTCCACCATCCCGCCTACGTGGAGCTCCTGAGGCTCGCTTGCGAGCACGGGTTCGGGTACGTGGCAGAGCCCGAGACCCGGATCTGCCCCGAGAGCTTCGAGGTGGCGTCCTGGGCCGCTGGCGGCGTGCTGGCGGCCACCGACGCCGTGATCGACGGCCGCGTCGGCCGGGCGTTCTGCGCCGTGCGGCCACCGGGGCACCACGCCGGCCCCGACCGGGCCGGGGGGTTCTGCCTGGTGAATCACGCGGCCCTGGCGGCCGAGCACGCCCTCCGGCGCAGGGGCCTCGCCCGGGTGGCGGTGGTGGACCTCGACGCCCACCATGGCAACGGCACCCAGGCCATCTTCTGGGAGCGGCCCGAGGTGCTCTACCTCTCGGTCCACGAGCATCCCCTGACCCTCAAATACCCGGGCACGGGCTGGCCCGGCGAGACCGGAGCAGGGCTCGGCGCCGGGTTCACCCGGAACGTCTGCCTCGCCCACGGCGCCGGAGACCCCGAGTTCGTGGCCGCCCTGGAGGCTGCGGTGATCCCGGAGCTCGAAGCCTTCCGGCCGGAGCTCGTGGTGATCTCCATGGGGTTCGACGCCCTGGGAACGGACCCCTTGGCCCATCTCACCGTGACGGCCGAAGGGTTCCGCCGGGCCACCGAGCGGATCGTGGAGGCGGCCGAGGGCCTGTGCGGGGGGCGAATCGTGAGCGCGTTGGAGGGAGGGTACGACCTTGTGGGTCTCGGGCCCGCAGCCGCAGCTCACGTGGAGGCGCTCCTGGGAGCCCTGCGGCGATGA
- a CDS encoding PaaI family thioesterase → MDEAFWHERAREIFDGIALARHLGFELLEVGPDTAVMAVSVDERHGNYMGGLHGGVLAALVDTVAFFPGRLLPSGLRLTTEGLEVHFMRPAAVGDRITARAVILRLGRRVATVQVQAKDARGQLLCHAVATLLTV, encoded by the coding sequence GTGGACGAGGCGTTTTGGCACGAACGGGCCCGGGAGATCTTCGACGGCATCGCCCTGGCCCGCCACCTGGGATTCGAGCTGCTGGAGGTGGGGCCGGACACGGCCGTCATGGCCGTGTCGGTGGACGAGCGCCACGGCAACTACATGGGCGGCCTCCACGGAGGGGTGCTGGCGGCCCTGGTGGACACCGTGGCGTTCTTCCCGGGGCGGCTGCTGCCTTCGGGGCTCCGGCTGACCACCGAGGGCCTGGAGGTGCACTTCATGCGGCCGGCCGCGGTCGGTGATCGGATCACCGCCCGTGCCGTGATCCTTCGCCTGGGCCGGCGGGTGGCCACGGTGCAGGTGCAGGCGAAGGACGCCCGAGGCCAGCTCCTGTGCCACGCCGTGGCGACCCTCCTCACGGTGTAA
- a CDS encoding YjfB family protein — protein MDLRALGNGDLTMGLIEEMTGLKADQAKGEAGMALLKKVLDNQEALAAELFRSLGVGGNLDVKA, from the coding sequence ATGGATCTCAGGGCGCTCGGCAACGGGGACCTCACCATGGGCCTCATCGAGGAGATGACGGGCCTCAAGGCCGACCAGGCCAAGGGCGAGGCCGGCATGGCACTGCTCAAGAAAGTTCTGGACAATCAGGAGGCCCTGGCGGCAGAGTTGTTCCGGTCGCTCGGGGTGGGGGGGAACCTGGACGTCAAAGCGTAG
- a CDS encoding multiheme c-type cytochrome — MVRLVFPLLLVLAVPARAEEFVFYPKILNTTTGLPASPGQFVSAEKCAYCHPLQHEQWKGSMHANALADPLFRAVWRESSRETGGRTDRFCAGCHAPVGALTEQVWIRESGEIVIDPRADEGITCDFCHSVVAVKLLEKGGNPGNSGLAVEPEGAKQGPYADAHSTFHATAYSDVHTRSEFCGACHNVFHPVNNTAIARTYEEWKGSEYARAGIQCQDCHMVPPEVAARVADTMEKAVRTGLTSVFDTERTPFFDHDFTGANAAVTTLLNQWGRANEARLRLRSAARLELVVSEQVAPGGGMEVGVRVANVRAGHNLPTSMTELRQMWLHLVVRDAGRGGTVVFESGGLDPEGRLGPEARRFGAQAVDSEGRPTWKPWRIARIVRDTSIPPRGAVTERFEIPLPPGAKGPFDVVVRLLYRSLPQGVADAYLDRPGWKVPLVEMAAARAEVRAAGE; from the coding sequence ATGGTCCGTCTCGTCTTCCCGCTGCTCCTGGTCCTGGCCGTTCCGGCCCGGGCGGAGGAGTTCGTCTTCTACCCGAAGATCCTGAACACCACCACCGGCCTGCCCGCCTCGCCGGGCCAGTTCGTCTCCGCAGAGAAGTGCGCCTACTGCCACCCACTCCAGCACGAGCAGTGGAAGGGATCGATGCACGCGAACGCCCTGGCCGATCCGCTGTTCCGGGCCGTATGGCGGGAGTCGTCCCGGGAGACCGGGGGGCGCACCGACCGGTTTTGCGCCGGGTGCCACGCGCCCGTGGGGGCCCTGACCGAACAGGTGTGGATCCGGGAGTCCGGGGAGATCGTGATCGACCCCCGGGCCGACGAGGGAATCACCTGCGACTTTTGCCACTCCGTGGTGGCGGTGAAGCTCCTGGAGAAGGGGGGGAACCCCGGCAACTCGGGGCTGGCCGTGGAGCCGGAGGGCGCGAAGCAAGGCCCGTACGCCGACGCCCACAGCACCTTCCACGCCACCGCCTACTCCGACGTGCACACCCGCAGTGAGTTCTGCGGCGCCTGCCACAACGTGTTCCACCCGGTGAACAACACCGCCATCGCCCGCACCTACGAGGAGTGGAAGGGCAGCGAGTACGCCCGCGCGGGGATCCAGTGCCAGGACTGCCACATGGTCCCCCCGGAGGTGGCGGCCCGGGTCGCCGACACCATGGAGAAGGCCGTCCGGACGGGCCTGACCAGCGTGTTCGACACGGAGCGCACCCCCTTCTTCGATCACGACTTCACCGGTGCCAACGCGGCCGTGACCACCCTGCTGAACCAGTGGGGCCGGGCCAACGAGGCCCGCCTGCGCCTCCGGAGCGCGGCCCGGCTGGAACTGGTCGTTTCGGAGCAGGTGGCCCCGGGAGGGGGGATGGAGGTCGGCGTGCGGGTGGCGAACGTCCGGGCCGGCCACAACCTGCCCACCTCCATGACGGAGCTGAGGCAGATGTGGCTGCACCTCGTCGTACGGGACGCGGGCCGCGGCGGCACCGTGGTGTTCGAGAGCGGCGGGCTCGACCCCGAGGGGCGCCTCGGGCCGGAGGCGCGGCGGTTCGGGGCCCAGGCCGTGGATTCGGAGGGACGGCCCACGTGGAAGCCCTGGCGTATCGCCCGGATCGTGCGGGACACCTCGATCCCTCCCCGGGGGGCCGTGACCGAGCGGTTCGAGATCCCTCTGCCGCCGGGGGCGAAGGGCCCCTTCGACGTGGTCGTCCGCCTCCTGTACCGGAGCCTGCCCCAGGGGGTGGCCGACGCCTACCTGGACCGCCCGGGATGGAAGGTTCCCCTCGTGGAGATGGCAGCGGCGCGGGCCGAGGTGAGAGCGGCCGGGGAGTAG